The genomic window GTGATGAGAACCGATAAACAGGGTAGAGGATACGAAGAAAGGACTGCACCCGACATGCCAAATGAACGAACAGCGATGATGTATTTTCCAGATTCGAACCACGCATCTTCTTTAAAAGTGGTACAGGAGCCAACAAGCCAAATTCGCGGCTTTTACTTCAAAAAGAGCCTTTTAGCAGAAGTAGAGAAACTTGAGCACGCCAACAACTATGCTGTTTATTTTCTTATCTCGGATGTCGAAGAACCAAGTATCTACATTGGCCAGTCGATACATGGCATCAAACGATTAAAAGAACACTTAAAGCAAAAAGACTTTTGGCAGTTTGGCATTTTATTTGTTACCGACAATAATAGCTTCGATAAACAACTTATTGATTTTCTTGAATATGAATTTATCCAGCGCTTTAACGCTTCGACTTATATTGTAGAGAACCGGGATATGCGCATTAACAAACCGAATGTTAATTGGTATATGGCAGCGGCAATGAACACATTTGCTGGGCAAATTACCTTCTTACTAGAAGCATTAGGCGTGACAATAAAACAAGCAAAGCAAGTAGAGTCGTATGAAGGAGAACGAACCTATTACCGAGCCGAAAAAAACCACCCTGCTACCATCTATCTTCACGATGGACAATTTGTGATTACAAAGGGCTCTACCGTCCTATTTCCACAAGAAAAATTGAAACACTATAAAGACGAAGGAAAACTCTATCAGAAATTACAAGCGAAAATAAACCAACTAATTCAAGCAAACCAAGCCGATCCTATTGATGATAAATCCGCTCGCCTAACAGAAGACATCGTGTGTCCAAGTCCTAGCTATGCGGCAGACTTATGTAGCGGTGCGTCAAAAAATGGGTGGGAATATTGGCAAGGATTAAAGGAAGAGCGGGAAAGGTTAGGGTGAACACCTCTATTCGAGCCCTTCCCAACTATTAAGTCCATTGATGCTATTTTTCAATTATTTATTCGAAGCAAACCTTTCCTTCAGATTCAATTGCTTGCGCATGTTTATCGCCAATGCCTGAAATTCGTTTCATATCATTGTACGAAGAAAACGGTCTAAGCTGCATAATTTGACTTGCCCGATCCGGACCGATTTGGTAAATCCCTTGTACCTCTGCTTCAGAAGCAGTGTTAATATGAATGGACCCAGCAGGGCAGCTATGATTGCTTTCTTCGGAACTAGATTCTGAAGTAGAGGCAGTGACCGTTTTCGATTTGGCCGTTTCTAATTCGTCTTTAAGTGTAGAAACTTCCTCCTCTAACTTCGAGATGGTTGCTTCATTGTTTGAAAGACTGTCACTTTTTTCGGTGATTTGTTCATTGAGGGAAGAGATTTCGTTTTTGTACTCTTCTTCTATTTGATCTCGTAGATCTTCTTCAAATGAATCAAGTTGCTCTTCCATTTCTTCAATATGTAAAGATAATTCATCAATTTCTTCATCTTTTTCGACTATTGTTGCTTCAAGTTCTTCGATTAATGCTTGAGCTTCATCTAGTTCACTATCTTGGGCTGAAGCTTGTTCGCCTTCAGCGCAAGCGGATAAAGTAATTGCCATAGCGATTGCGATTAAAGCATAAGGTGCTTTCTTATGTCTTGTGGTATGTTGAAAAAAAGTAAACATATAAATAATACCTGCGAGTAAGACCATTGTTGCTAGTGCGATATTCATAGTAAACCTCCTAAAATGATGTATGCTATAATTATACTAATAACAAAGACCTAAGTCACGGATGTTTTCTATTAATTAATAATAGATAGACATTTGTGTTTATTTTGCTTTTTATTTAGCTTATAGCTAAAAGTTAATCTAAAAGGAGTTATTTAATGAAACGTACTTACTTAGAACTAGTTCCAGGCTTAGAAGTTACAAATAGTGAAATTAGTGCCTTGTTTGGTTGCGCCAATCAAGGAGGGATGAGACGCTCGTTAAAGACAAATACGCTAGTGCTTATTTCTGATAAAACCAAGCTTTACCAAGATCGAGAAAAAGACGGTGTTTTTTATTATACGGTCATGGGAAAGCTGGGAGACCAGGGCTTAACATTTCAACAGAACAAAACGTTGGCGAAATCCAACGAAAACAATGTATCTGTTCATCTATTTGTTGCATACAAAAAACGAATTTACACGTATAGAGGTCAATATGAATTAATAAACGAACCACTTCAAGAACACCAATTAGATGAAGAAAAAAATAATCGGTTTGTTTGGGTACTCCCTTTAAGAAAACGTTTGAATGATATTGATAAAAGTAGTTATACATACGGCCAATCGCAGAAGTTAGGCAATCATGACTCATGGGATCTTCATCATAATGTTGCAGTAAAAACAGCCGACCAATCGACCTTTGAATACGGTGAAACCGTCATACCTAAGCGTATACGTCCTTTCTTTAAGTCGACAAATCTCAAAGAAGGTGAAGAAAAAGAAATTACATTAATCTATCAAGAGTATATCTTTTCTGCAAAGGTTCAAGCGAGTGGCTCTCCACGTCATCGATTGAGATGGGAGAAACGGTTTACTCTGCTAATAAACGAATACGCAAATAGAGTTCAAGGTGAGGTTAAAATCTATTTCATATATGACGATGAAGAAACCTACAAAGTAATCTTATCTCGTAAAGACATAATGGATACGGTACATACTGATGTGATAGCAGAAGAATTAGAACAATATGGCGCTAGGACAGAGGGGAGAATTACTAGTTATTATGGGAAGAAATATGAGCGTGACCCAATTAATCGTGAGTTGGCCATACAAATCCACGGTGTAACCTGTGCTGCTTGTAATTTTAACTTTGAGCAAAAATATTGTGAAAGAGGCAGAGATTTTATTGAAATTCATCATATAAAGCCGTTAAGTTCTCTTGGTGGGAGTACAGAGATAAATCCTAAAGAAGACCTGGTTCCACTGTGTGCAAACTGTCATCGAATGGTTCATAGACGAAAAGATCACGTAC from Shouchella hunanensis includes these protein-coding regions:
- a CDS encoding GIY-YIG nuclease family protein, yielding MPNERTAMMYFPDSNHASSLKVVQEPTSQIRGFYFKKSLLAEVEKLEHANNYAVYFLISDVEEPSIYIGQSIHGIKRLKEHLKQKDFWQFGILFVTDNNSFDKQLIDFLEYEFIQRFNASTYIVENRDMRINKPNVNWYMAAAMNTFAGQITFLLEALGVTIKQAKQVESYEGERTYYRAEKNHPATIYLHDGQFVITKGSTVLFPQEKLKHYKDEGKLYQKLQAKINQLIQANQADPIDDKSARLTEDIVCPSPSYAADLCSGASKNGWEYWQGLKEERERLG
- a CDS encoding ComEA family DNA-binding protein, with amino-acid sequence MNIALATMVLLAGIIYMFTFFQHTTRHKKAPYALIAIAMAITLSACAEGEQASAQDSELDEAQALIEELEATIVEKDEEIDELSLHIEEMEEQLDSFEEDLRDQIEEEYKNEISSLNEQITEKSDSLSNNEATISKLEEEVSTLKDELETAKSKTVTASTSESSSEESNHSCPAGSIHINTASEAEVQGIYQIGPDRASQIMQLRPFSSYNDMKRISGIGDKHAQAIESEGKVCFE
- a CDS encoding HNH endonuclease: MKRTYLELVPGLEVTNSEISALFGCANQGGMRRSLKTNTLVLISDKTKLYQDREKDGVFYYTVMGKLGDQGLTFQQNKTLAKSNENNVSVHLFVAYKKRIYTYRGQYELINEPLQEHQLDEEKNNRFVWVLPLRKRLNDIDKSSYTYGQSQKLGNHDSWDLHHNVAVKTADQSTFEYGETVIPKRIRPFFKSTNLKEGEEKEITLIYQEYIFSAKVQASGSPRHRLRWEKRFTLLINEYANRVQGEVKIYFIYDDEETYKVILSRKDIMDTVHTDVIAEELEQYGARTEGRITSYYGKKYERDPINRELAIQIHGVTCAACNFNFEQKYCERGRDFIEIHHIKPLSSLGGSTEINPKEDLVPLCANCHRMVHRRKDHVLTMEELKEILQKEN